From Streptomyces sp. NBC_00683, one genomic window encodes:
- a CDS encoding ABC transporter ATP-binding protein: MTEQKADDPGSAPGSEPPALRLIGLHKEFGDNVAVRHVDLTIPQGSFFGLVGPNGAGKTTALSMAVGLLRPDGGRCEVFGVDVWSDPVRAKSVLGVLPDGLSMPERLTGREVLTYIGQLRGIEPTELTGRVDELLEVMQLTEAERTLVVDYSTGMRKKIGLATALLHRPRLLVLDEPFEAVDPVSAVALKTILQRFVASGGSAVLSSHVMPLVEQLCDTVAVMAGGDVVAAGPLDEVRGDSTLEEAFVRLVGAAATTGEGLSWLAS, from the coding sequence GTGACGGAGCAGAAAGCCGACGATCCGGGATCCGCCCCAGGCAGCGAGCCGCCCGCGCTGCGGCTGATCGGCCTGCACAAGGAGTTCGGTGACAACGTCGCCGTCCGGCACGTCGATCTGACCATCCCTCAGGGTTCCTTCTTCGGCCTCGTCGGGCCCAACGGCGCCGGCAAGACCACGGCCCTGTCCATGGCCGTGGGCCTGCTGCGCCCGGACGGCGGCCGCTGCGAGGTCTTCGGCGTCGACGTCTGGTCCGACCCGGTCCGGGCCAAGTCCGTGCTGGGCGTGCTGCCCGACGGCCTGTCGATGCCCGAGCGGCTCACAGGCCGTGAAGTCCTGACGTACATCGGCCAGTTGCGCGGCATCGAGCCGACCGAACTCACCGGGCGTGTCGACGAGCTGCTGGAGGTCATGCAGCTCACCGAGGCCGAACGCACCCTCGTCGTCGACTACTCGACCGGGATGCGCAAGAAGATCGGCCTCGCCACCGCGCTGCTGCACCGGCCGCGGCTGCTGGTACTGGACGAGCCGTTCGAGGCGGTCGACCCGGTCTCGGCCGTCGCGCTCAAGACGATTCTGCAGCGCTTCGTCGCGTCCGGCGGGTCGGCCGTCCTGTCCAGTCATGTCATGCCCCTGGTCGAGCAACTCTGCGACACGGTCGCCGTCATGGCCGGCGGCGACGTCGTGGCCGCCGGGCCTCTGGACGAGGTGCGCGGCGACAGCACACTCGAGGAGGCCTTCGTCCGCCTGGTCGGGGCCGCCGCGACAACGGGAGAGGGCCTGTCGTGGCTGGCGTCCTGA